A DNA window from Mastacembelus armatus chromosome 11, fMasArm1.2, whole genome shotgun sequence contains the following coding sequences:
- the txnipa gene encoding thioredoxin interacting protein a: MVAMTKRAKTFQIIFTDPSKTFYCGGDKVCGKIEVEVNELTRVSAVKVLGLGCAKVEYAKGKQRCRQEAEYLRFEEVLRLDDQPTDSDGSVVLRPGNKYEYMFGFELPQQGQLVSSYKGKFGYVQYYVKAFMERPHQPTLECKKPFEVEEPLDVNTPDLLSPTGGMKEKKVTCMFIPDGQVSLNAKIERRGFCEGEDICINAKFENTCSRIVVPKAAIIAKHTYQANGRTKVFRQKLSSVRGNHIISGMCDAWQAKTIRVPKIKPSMLGCNIIRVEYALMIYVHIPGSEKLILELPLVIGTAGLGSRSNSVSSQEGSVSNASQSWVSLRMPSELPSYCDVTRDCRIDQPLTPLLDDVDGDDSPIFMNAPTFQFAPPPAYAEAEEYNGNARMLPVC; the protein is encoded by the exons ATGGTAGCTATGACGAAGAGAGCGAAAACCTTCCAAATTATCTTTACGGACCCCAGCAAAACGTTTTATTGCGGCGGGGATAAGGTGTGTGGCAAGATAGAAGTAGAAGTGAACGAGTTGACCCGTGTGTCCGCAGTGAAGGTCCTGGGTCTCGGCTGTGCTAAGGTGGAGTACGCTAAAGGCAAACAGCGATGCAGGCAGGAGGCCGAGTACCTTCGATTTGAAGAGGTCCTACGCCTGGACGACCAGCCTACAG attctgaTGGATCTGTCGTTTTGAGGCCTGGCAACAAATATGAGTACATGTTTGGATTTGAGCTCCCTCAGCAAGG GCAGCTTGTATCATCATACAAGGGGAAGTTTGGGTATGTCCAATACTATGTGAAGGCCTTCATGGAAAGGCCACACCAGCCAACCCTAGAGTGCAAGAAGCCCTTTGAGGTGGAGGAGCCTCTGGATGTCAACACACCAGACCTGCTG TCTCCAACAGGTGgcatgaaggaaaaaaaggtCACTTGCATGTTCATCCCTGATGGTCAGGTGTCACTGAATGCAAAAATTGAACGCCGTGGCTTCTGTGAAGGTGAAGATATCTGCATCAATGCAAAGTTTGAGAACACCTGCTCCCGCATTGTGGTGCCCAAGGCTGCCATCATTGCCAAGCACACTTACCAGGCCAACGGTCGCACCAAGGTCTTCCGCCAGAAGTTATCCTCAGTGCGAGGAAACCACATAATCTCTGGCATGTGTGATGCTTGGCAGGCAAAGACCATCAGGGTACCCAAGATCAAACCATCCATGCTGGGCTGCAACATCATTCGTGTAGAGTACGCACTGATG ATATATGTCCATATACCTGGTAGTGAGAAGCTGATCCTGGAGCTTCCTCTGGTCATTGGGACAGCTGGTCTGGGCAGCCGTAGCAACAGTGTGAGCAGCCAGGAGGGTTCAGTCAGCAATGCCTCTCAGAGCTGGGTGTCCCTCAGGATGCCCTCTGAGCTCCCCAGTTACTGTGATGTCACCCGTGACTGCCGTATAGACCAGCCCCTTACACCACTCCTGGATGACGTTGATGGAGACGACAGCCCCATCTTCATGAATGCACCAACCTTCCAGTTCGCACCGCCTCCAGCATACGCTGAG GCAGAGGAGTACAATGGCAATGCTCGCATGCTGCCAGTCTGCTGA